The Ornithorhynchus anatinus isolate Pmale09 chromosome 1, mOrnAna1.pri.v4, whole genome shotgun sequence genome includes a window with the following:
- the GPX8 gene encoding probable glutathione peroxidase 8 isoform X1: MEPLLSSPSKCSVAKARVLAVLLSLVLCTAILCLLQLRSIKPKIKTDFYSFQVKDSKGRTVALEKFRGKEATLVVNVASNCQYTERNYLALQELHREFGPSHFSVLAFPCSQFGDSEPGPSQEIEAFAKGNYGATFPIFHKIKILGSEAEPAFRYLIDSSKKEPRWNFWKYLVNPEGKVVKFWRPEEPFEIIKPDIAALVRQIIMKKKEDL, from the exons ATGGAGCCTCTGCTCTCCAGCCCCTCAAAGTGCTCTGTGGCCAAAGCCAGGGTCCTCGCCGTCTTGCTCTCTCTGGTTCTGTGTACCGCAATCCTGTGCCTGTTGCAGCTCAGATCCATAAAGCCCAAAATCAAAACGGACTTCTACTCTTTCCAAGTGAAGGACTCAAAGGGGAGGACCGTGGCTCTGGAAAAGTTCAGAGGCAAA GAGGCAACCCTAGTTGTAAACGTGGCTAGCAACTGCCAGTATACAGAGAGAAATTACTTGGCGCTGCAAGAATTGCACAGAGAATTTGGACCGTCCCACTTCAGCGTATTGGCTTTCCCCTGCAGTCAATTTGGAGATTCAGAGCCCGGCCCCAGTCAGGAAATAGAAGCTTTCGCAAAAGGAAACTATGGAGCGACCTTCCCGATCTTCCACAAGATCAAAATTCTCGGATCTGAAGCGGAACCCGCGTTTAGATATCTCATTG ATTCTTCAAAGAAGGAGCCAAGATGGAATTTTTGGAAGTATCTTGTCAACCCGGAGGGTAAAGTTGTGAAATTCTGGAGGCCAGAAGAGCCTTTTGAAATCATCAAGCCAGACATCGCAGCCCTGGTTAGACAAATCAtcatgaaaaagaaagaagatcTTTGA
- the GPX8 gene encoding probable glutathione peroxidase 8 isoform X2: MEPLLSSPSKCSVAKARVLAVLLSLVLCTAILCLLQLRSIKPKIKTDFYSFQVKDSKGRTVALEKFRGKATLVVNVASNCQYTERNYLALQELHREFGPSHFSVLAFPCSQFGDSEPGPSQEIEAFAKGNYGATFPIFHKIKILGSEAEPAFRYLIDSSKKEPRWNFWKYLVNPEGKVVKFWRPEEPFEIIKPDIAALVRQIIMKKKEDL; encoded by the exons ATGGAGCCTCTGCTCTCCAGCCCCTCAAAGTGCTCTGTGGCCAAAGCCAGGGTCCTCGCCGTCTTGCTCTCTCTGGTTCTGTGTACCGCAATCCTGTGCCTGTTGCAGCTCAGATCCATAAAGCCCAAAATCAAAACGGACTTCTACTCTTTCCAAGTGAAGGACTCAAAGGGGAGGACCGTGGCTCTGGAAAAGTTCAGAGGCAAA GCAACCCTAGTTGTAAACGTGGCTAGCAACTGCCAGTATACAGAGAGAAATTACTTGGCGCTGCAAGAATTGCACAGAGAATTTGGACCGTCCCACTTCAGCGTATTGGCTTTCCCCTGCAGTCAATTTGGAGATTCAGAGCCCGGCCCCAGTCAGGAAATAGAAGCTTTCGCAAAAGGAAACTATGGAGCGACCTTCCCGATCTTCCACAAGATCAAAATTCTCGGATCTGAAGCGGAACCCGCGTTTAGATATCTCATTG ATTCTTCAAAGAAGGAGCCAAGATGGAATTTTTGGAAGTATCTTGTCAACCCGGAGGGTAAAGTTGTGAAATTCTGGAGGCCAGAAGAGCCTTTTGAAATCATCAAGCCAGACATCGCAGCCCTGGTTAGACAAATCAtcatgaaaaagaaagaagatcTTTGA